The proteins below come from a single Gimesia alba genomic window:
- a CDS encoding prenyltransferase/squalene oxidase repeat-containing protein: MRRVLAFLLITGCVLLPVTDSAFAKTRDPKLQKAITNALQYLAREQRRQGYWEANGGQYRVAMTALAGNALLSEGSTTTRGKYAKNIKNAVDYLLEMSQQNGLIGYKNDYHYTYGHGYSMVFLSQVYGEEEDSLRREELKKVLMKAVEFCAGAQTTRGGWGYVSAKDGNDFDEGSTCITQVQGLRACRNAGIPVDKKIIDRAKKYIADCTTPEGGVQYSIRGGGARPAITAAACAALFNAGEFDSDQLKNMLEFCRKNIWPGGNSRSYFGHWHYAHFYYAQVMYRGESKDWDKYIKDIGQQIIRKQSASGAWLEGHVGPVYTTAINATILQLDNGYLPIYQK, translated from the coding sequence ATGCGAAGAGTTCTGGCTTTTCTTCTGATAACAGGCTGCGTACTCCTGCCTGTCACGGATTCTGCATTCGCTAAAACCCGTGATCCCAAGCTCCAGAAGGCGATTACGAATGCTCTGCAATATCTGGCCAGAGAACAGCGTCGCCAGGGATACTGGGAAGCAAACGGAGGCCAGTATCGTGTCGCGATGACGGCTCTTGCCGGGAATGCACTGTTATCTGAAGGTTCAACTACCACACGTGGCAAATACGCCAAGAATATCAAGAACGCCGTTGATTATCTTCTTGAAATGAGTCAGCAGAACGGTTTGATCGGCTACAAGAACGACTACCATTACACCTATGGGCACGGGTATTCGATGGTCTTTTTATCGCAGGTCTATGGAGAAGAAGAAGACTCATTGCGTCGTGAAGAACTAAAAAAAGTACTGATGAAAGCGGTCGAATTTTGTGCCGGCGCCCAAACAACGCGGGGTGGCTGGGGATATGTTTCTGCAAAAGACGGCAATGATTTTGATGAAGGCTCAACCTGTATTACTCAGGTTCAGGGATTGCGTGCCTGCCGCAATGCCGGCATTCCCGTTGATAAAAAGATTATTGATCGAGCGAAAAAATATATTGCAGACTGCACGACTCCCGAGGGGGGCGTTCAATACAGCATTCGCGGCGGAGGCGCCCGGCCGGCGATTACCGCTGCCGCCTGTGCTGCGTTATTTAACGCTGGCGAATTTGACTCAGATCAATTGAAAAACATGCTGGAGTTCTGTCGGAAAAACATCTGGCCTGGTGGAAATTCGAGAAGTTACTTCGGGCACTGGCACTACGCTCATTTTTACTATGCACAGGTCATGTACCGCGGCGAATCCAAAGACTGGGACAAATATATCAAGGATATCGGCCAGCAGATTATACGAAAACAATCGGCGTCCGGCGCCTGGCTGGAAGGTCACGTTGGTCCGGTCTATACCACGGCAATTAATGCGACGATCCTGCAACTGGATAATGGATATCTGCCAATTTATCAGAAATAG
- a CDS encoding histone deacetylase family protein, with product MADFFQSPTFLLHETGEHPENSVRLKKIKERVATEKITNLQSVVQWDTGTRQQILRVHTADYLRELKQYCAEGGGRIETDTVVCLESYDVATYAAGCAVTAVNEVLGKKTKRAFCAVRPPGHHALPDQAMGFCLLNNVAIAARHAIKQHQLNRVLIVDWDVHHGNGTQDIFYKDGQVYFFSAHRFPFYPGTGTAAETGAGDGLGTIWNLPLAFGISRKDYFAKFERMLLDAARKCRPELILISAGFDAHKDDPIGSLGLETEDFGKLTQLVLNVANEYCDGKVVSLLEGGYNPEKLAESVVSHLKVLSQNQ from the coding sequence ATGGCAGATTTTTTTCAAAGCCCGACTTTTTTGCTCCATGAAACAGGAGAGCATCCTGAGAACTCTGTTCGTTTGAAAAAAATCAAGGAGCGTGTTGCGACAGAAAAAATTACCAATCTACAGTCCGTAGTTCAATGGGACACTGGAACCCGTCAACAGATTCTCAGAGTCCATACCGCCGATTATTTGCGTGAACTGAAGCAATATTGTGCTGAAGGGGGAGGCAGGATTGAGACGGATACGGTGGTCTGTTTGGAGTCTTATGATGTGGCAACTTATGCTGCAGGATGTGCAGTTACAGCTGTGAATGAGGTGTTGGGGAAAAAGACGAAGCGGGCATTTTGTGCAGTGAGGCCGCCCGGACATCATGCCTTGCCTGATCAGGCGATGGGGTTTTGTTTGTTGAATAATGTTGCCATCGCAGCCCGCCATGCCATTAAGCAGCACCAACTGAATCGGGTTCTGATTGTTGACTGGGACGTGCATCATGGTAATGGGACCCAGGATATCTTTTATAAAGACGGGCAGGTGTACTTTTTCTCCGCCCATCGATTTCCCTTTTATCCGGGCACAGGAACCGCAGCGGAAACGGGAGCCGGCGATGGTTTGGGAACAATCTGGAATCTGCCACTGGCATTTGGAATTTCAAGGAAAGACTATTTCGCGAAATTTGAGCGGATGTTGCTCGATGCTGCTCGTAAATGTCGACCGGAACTGATCCTGATCAGTGCTGGCTTCGATGCGCACAAAGATGATCCGATTGGCTCATTGGGATTAGAGACCGAGGATTTTGGAAAACTGACACAGTTGGTGCTGAATGTTGCTAATGAATACTGTGACGGAAAGGTCGTCAGTCTGCTCGAAGGGGGCTACAACCCAGAGAAACTAGCTGAATCTGTAGTCAGCCATTTAAAAGTGCTGAGTCAGAATCAGTAA
- a CDS encoding HEAT repeat domain-containing protein, which translates to MRQSRCSYQAFLQIGIMAARITAIPLLATGLLLSSSSVLLSQQPAQPNANPANAKPAAAQPKPQMQDPALEQIKELMTPEEAERFRKTKLINFEELLRGGKISSAADKKLIAEGARYNLYLMTLKQDPRNPENKTDLKKLRANIIRDIRFSGRVSGNFQARELYLEELTKRAEDLFDNHRLVRFSAVVLLSSLDLRDEDRRKKIERVAFTPAYAPLLKVIASPNQPTELKITAANGLARIGEMSEASNSRRVSIVEAIIPALDRSLNEHSWYQRSLVDTLGSMGITDNLARRPVVVDALLKVMKDPKRTWRVRTAAAYNLGKLPLKANSDIKLITYSIVDLTRNMIKAYNGNNKARFWKRCFWNVYLAFKPEAAGMNNGLTQKPVNQTVVNDAYKQIIKPVNTVLQTGVTPPIAPDVTKSMDDWLKKNLPKNFRVAPVQAKPKNQQVAEGN; encoded by the coding sequence GTGCGACAATCTAGATGCTCGTATCAGGCCTTTTTGCAAATTGGAATAATGGCCGCCAGAATAACGGCGATTCCTCTATTAGCAACCGGTCTGTTACTCTCAAGCAGTTCGGTGCTTCTAAGCCAACAACCTGCTCAGCCAAATGCGAACCCGGCAAATGCAAAACCGGCTGCAGCACAACCAAAACCACAAATGCAAGATCCGGCCCTGGAACAGATCAAGGAGTTAATGACTCCAGAAGAGGCTGAACGGTTTCGTAAAACAAAACTGATAAATTTTGAGGAATTGCTGCGAGGAGGCAAGATCAGTTCCGCGGCAGACAAAAAACTGATTGCCGAAGGGGCTCGCTATAACCTGTATTTGATGACATTAAAGCAGGATCCCCGAAACCCGGAAAATAAGACAGACCTCAAAAAACTCCGAGCAAATATTATACGCGACATTCGATTTTCCGGTCGTGTTTCAGGCAATTTTCAGGCCAGAGAACTTTATCTTGAAGAACTGACCAAACGCGCCGAAGACTTATTTGATAATCATCGACTTGTACGTTTCAGTGCGGTAGTTCTGTTATCAAGTCTTGATCTTCGTGATGAAGATCGGCGGAAGAAGATCGAGCGGGTCGCGTTTACACCTGCTTATGCTCCGCTCCTCAAAGTTATCGCTTCTCCCAATCAACCTACAGAGTTAAAAATTACAGCAGCCAACGGCCTCGCTCGGATTGGAGAAATGAGCGAGGCTTCAAATTCTCGCCGTGTTTCAATCGTCGAGGCCATCATACCCGCTTTGGATCGCTCATTAAATGAACATTCCTGGTATCAGCGTAGCTTGGTAGACACACTGGGATCCATGGGGATCACAGATAACCTGGCCCGACGTCCTGTTGTTGTTGATGCCTTACTGAAAGTGATGAAAGATCCAAAGCGAACCTGGCGCGTCAGAACTGCCGCTGCATACAATTTAGGGAAACTCCCTCTTAAGGCCAATTCGGATATCAAACTGATCACATATTCGATCGTTGACCTGACTCGGAACATGATCAAAGCCTATAACGGAAATAACAAAGCCCGCTTCTGGAAGCGTTGTTTCTGGAACGTGTATCTGGCTTTTAAACCAGAGGCGGCTGGCATGAATAATGGTTTAACTCAAAAACCAGTCAATCAGACAGTCGTGAATGATGCCTACAAACAAATCATCAAGCCAGTAAACACGGTCCTTCAAACGGGAGTAACTCCCCCCATTGCCCCCGACGTCACCAAATCAATGGATGACTGGTTGAAAAAAAATCTTCCTAAAAACTTCCGCGTGGCCCCCGTTCAGGCGAAACCTAAAAATCAGCAAGTTGCTGAAGGAAATTAA
- a CDS encoding mandelate racemase/muconate lactonizing enzyme family protein, whose translation MKITDVRAIQPVGENSPADWRTSLGQILVAIDTDSGITGYGVGGGGLAGMHVVKTVLRDLLLGRNPDEISHLWDEMYQATLAFGRKGIAIMAISGVDLALWDLRGKHEQQPIVSLLGGIPGAKIPTYRTVWDPQDLQSTTDHAGYKLHLGKVAAPDQRELMISSVEEARSSIGPDPLLMVDAWMKWDVESTIAISQQIASSRIEWIEEPLSPDDLAGYRLLKEQSAVPIAGGEHEFTSAAFSQLIEEQLHLVLQPDVCWCGGLTELIKIYTMANEAGLRVCPHRGCEIWALHAIAALDPDPLAETGRPWMTWVSGQPEVKQGTIELSDRPGFGLLFDEQSLSLVY comes from the coding sequence ATGAAAATTACAGACGTTCGCGCAATACAACCGGTCGGAGAAAATTCACCTGCTGACTGGCGTACCAGCTTGGGGCAAATACTGGTCGCCATTGATACCGATTCAGGAATCACAGGCTACGGTGTTGGTGGTGGCGGACTTGCCGGCATGCATGTTGTCAAAACCGTTCTCCGCGACTTGTTGCTTGGTAGAAATCCAGATGAGATTTCCCATCTCTGGGACGAAATGTATCAGGCCACACTGGCTTTCGGCCGCAAAGGAATTGCGATCATGGCCATCAGCGGCGTCGATCTGGCACTATGGGACCTGCGAGGAAAACACGAACAACAGCCGATTGTCTCCCTCTTGGGCGGAATACCCGGAGCAAAAATACCCACCTATCGGACTGTCTGGGATCCCCAGGATTTACAGTCAACTACGGACCATGCCGGGTATAAACTACACCTGGGTAAAGTAGCTGCCCCGGATCAACGGGAGTTAATGATCTCTTCTGTAGAGGAGGCGCGTTCTTCCATTGGCCCCGATCCACTGTTAATGGTTGATGCCTGGATGAAGTGGGATGTCGAGTCGACAATCGCCATCTCGCAACAAATCGCATCCTCTCGAATCGAGTGGATTGAAGAACCGCTCTCACCTGACGATTTAGCCGGGTATCGACTGCTCAAGGAACAATCTGCCGTTCCGATTGCGGGGGGAGAACACGAATTTACATCGGCCGCCTTCAGTCAGTTAATTGAGGAACAGCTGCATTTGGTATTACAACCAGATGTCTGCTGGTGTGGTGGTTTGACGGAACTCATTAAAATCTACACAATGGCTAACGAGGCAGGATTACGAGTTTGTCCTCATCGAGGATGTGAAATCTGGGCCCTGCATGCGATTGCAGCCCTTGATCCTGATCCGCTTGCTGAAACAGGTCGCCCCTGGATGACATGGGTCTCAGGACAGCCTGAAGTGAAACAGGGGACAATCGAATTATCGGACCGACCTGGCTTTGGTCTGTTGTTCGACGAACAGAGTCTCTCCCTTGTCTATTGA
- a CDS encoding leucine-rich repeat domain-containing protein, with the protein MSIETTLASLSLWTPKALLNMKYNNSLSPMLAACFLTTLLSLAGCNQDSSQTATQPEPIKEDPPILTAPAGPAILSEEDVHERLKKDNPDYQNNAEFGKVKGEIISVNLFNTKVENISALEGLKLQYLDLTNCPVADLSPLKGMKLQELYLEGTYVSDLRPLKGMPIQILRLEHTPISDISPLEGMPLNQLNLFDTKVKDLNLINTLPLKTLWIPKTEITDITPLKGMLLESLDIQDTKVADISPLKGMQFLRLNLANSEVTDLTPLKGMPLQRLIFTPSKITKGMDIIRENQSIQGIGTNFENVKAAAEFWKEYDLSQSAKKK; encoded by the coding sequence TTGTCTATTGAAACAACACTAGCGTCCTTATCACTCTGGACACCGAAAGCGCTGCTGAATATGAAATACAACAATTCTCTTTCCCCCATGTTAGCAGCCTGTTTTCTGACAACTTTATTGTCTCTGGCAGGATGCAATCAGGACTCATCTCAAACAGCCACCCAACCAGAGCCGATTAAAGAGGATCCCCCTATTCTCACAGCGCCGGCCGGTCCAGCGATCCTGTCCGAAGAGGACGTTCATGAACGACTGAAAAAAGATAATCCGGATTACCAGAACAATGCTGAGTTCGGGAAAGTAAAAGGGGAAATTATTTCGGTCAATCTGTTCAACACGAAAGTAGAAAATATTTCTGCGCTTGAGGGATTGAAACTGCAGTATCTTGACCTGACCAATTGTCCGGTCGCTGATTTAAGTCCTTTAAAAGGAATGAAGCTGCAGGAACTTTATCTGGAAGGAACCTATGTCAGCGATCTACGTCCTCTAAAAGGAATGCCGATCCAGATTCTCCGATTGGAACATACTCCGATTTCAGACATCTCCCCCCTGGAAGGAATGCCCCTCAATCAGCTCAATCTATTTGATACAAAGGTCAAAGACTTAAACCTGATCAATACACTCCCTTTAAAAACATTGTGGATTCCGAAAACGGAAATCACCGATATCACTCCGCTCAAAGGAATGCTGCTCGAAAGTCTTGATATTCAAGATACGAAAGTAGCCGATATCTCCCCGCTGAAAGGCATGCAGTTTCTCAGGTTGAATCTGGCAAACTCAGAGGTCACTGATCTGACCCCGCTCAAAGGAATGCCGTTACAACGGCTGATCTTCACGCCATCCAAAATCACAAAAGGCATGGATATCATTCGTGAGAATCAATCCATTCAGGGAATTGGAACGAACTTTGAGAATGTGAAAGCAGCTGCGGAATTCTGGAAAGAATATGACCTGAGTCAAAGTGCGAAGAAAAAGTAA
- a CDS encoding glycosyltransferase family 2 protein yields the protein MSDPISHEPGSVPPRGRVIAVMPAYNAASTLERTVSDIPEGSVDEIVLVDDCSSDNTVEVAKRLGLTVIQHEQNTGYGGNQKTCYRYALEAGADYVVMIHPDYQYDSRVVPVAIELIRLGICDVILGSRIRTRAETLEGGMPFYKYVANRGLTIMENIALGQNLGDFHSGFRAYRREVLEKIPFEKNSDDFVFDSQFLAQAVRFGFKLSDIPVPVRYFEEASSINFRRSSRYGLLTLGVLVQFWANRLGIWKSDIFSDNRQHLVD from the coding sequence ATGTCCGATCCCATTTCTCATGAGCCTGGTTCCGTGCCTCCCCGAGGTCGAGTCATCGCAGTCATGCCGGCTTACAACGCAGCCAGCACGCTGGAACGAACAGTTTCTGATATTCCGGAAGGATCGGTTGATGAAATAGTGCTGGTCGATGACTGCAGTAGCGACAATACCGTTGAGGTTGCAAAGCGTCTGGGATTAACCGTGATTCAACATGAACAGAATACCGGTTATGGTGGAAATCAGAAGACGTGTTACCGCTATGCATTAGAGGCTGGCGCTGACTATGTGGTGATGATTCACCCGGATTATCAGTATGACAGCCGTGTTGTGCCGGTGGCGATTGAACTGATTCGATTGGGAATTTGTGATGTCATCCTGGGGTCGCGAATTCGAACCAGGGCAGAAACGCTGGAAGGCGGGATGCCGTTTTACAAGTATGTTGCCAATCGTGGTCTCACCATTATGGAGAATATCGCACTCGGGCAGAATCTCGGCGATTTTCACAGTGGCTTTCGCGCTTACCGACGAGAAGTTCTGGAAAAGATTCCCTTCGAGAAAAACTCGGATGACTTTGTGTTCGACAGTCAGTTTCTTGCACAGGCAGTGCGATTTGGATTTAAACTGAGCGATATCCCTGTGCCCGTTCGCTATTTTGAAGAAGCCTCCAGCATCAATTTCAGACGTAGTTCCCGTTATGGATTACTGACACTGGGAGTACTTGTGCAATTTTGGGCAAATCGACTTGGGATCTGGAAGTCAGATATCTTTTCCGACAACCGACAGCATCTGGTCGATTGA
- a CDS encoding GGDEF domain-containing protein, protein MSYLIASIIEVFTNNVAHGVSSLSVVAIACVCLLQYAVYSLKMSAVRKENEEFQRNISAVEEELNDVQSDRAMTLIENHILREFVTQSEFDQTIELLLKRYVPSLREGFGLYLNQIDGEFKLREARGITKNTKAVYDVDREILHQLCSENVLILRGKKLRESQIYACFHEQDRARVQKLCLMAVYDKEDVSGIFITTDLYPKGVDEKQQIKLAKRLLICISRNIVKNQDFESHRYELRVTREQLELRSLADQQYKTPVKMLEEFLDRLRQLTNSSRAGLFLSTPGEETGCKAIVQCGITLQAGVKARWREHEINLVRIGLNSGENTSLAGDQLEKHGIRSLIGAALISPLVTNRKRIGAICLTSQESQPYDERSLRLISWASQFLSNTLLKVLSHATIERQAKQDGLTGLVNRRSFDELIEDEFNRAHSMQMSCSLILIDLDHFKSVNDTYGHQAGDEVLRRVAHILRERIKEIRSSDSVIAARYGGEELAILLPDIGLAGTERIAEVIRHSIESSTIEFNDTVIPVTASLGISTYAPHVMESVEAMVAAADSALYQAKAEGRNRVCSLTSSPV, encoded by the coding sequence TTGTCTTACCTTATCGCATCAATCATTGAAGTATTTACGAATAATGTGGCGCATGGCGTGTCCAGCTTAAGTGTTGTGGCGATCGCTTGTGTGTGTCTCCTGCAATATGCAGTTTACTCTTTGAAAATGTCTGCAGTTCGTAAAGAAAATGAGGAATTCCAACGTAATATTTCTGCCGTTGAAGAAGAATTAAATGACGTTCAATCTGATCGTGCCATGACATTGATCGAGAATCATATTCTGCGCGAGTTTGTGACTCAGTCTGAATTTGACCAGACGATTGAATTATTGCTAAAACGGTATGTTCCTTCTTTACGTGAAGGATTTGGGCTTTATCTCAATCAGATTGATGGGGAATTCAAATTAAGAGAAGCACGCGGTATTACTAAAAATACCAAAGCCGTCTACGATGTTGATCGGGAAATACTACATCAATTATGCAGTGAAAATGTTCTGATATTGCGCGGAAAGAAACTGCGTGAATCCCAAATATACGCCTGCTTTCACGAACAGGATCGAGCACGAGTTCAAAAGCTTTGCCTGATGGCTGTGTATGATAAAGAAGATGTTTCCGGCATCTTTATCACGACCGACCTGTATCCCAAAGGCGTGGATGAAAAACAGCAGATCAAACTGGCAAAACGATTGCTGATCTGTATCTCGCGGAACATCGTGAAGAATCAGGATTTTGAATCTCACCGTTATGAATTACGGGTGACAAGAGAGCAACTCGAATTACGATCTTTAGCCGATCAGCAATATAAAACTCCCGTCAAAATGCTTGAGGAATTTTTAGACCGGCTCCGCCAACTGACAAATTCCAGCAGAGCTGGTTTATTTCTGTCGACACCCGGTGAAGAAACGGGCTGTAAAGCCATAGTGCAATGTGGGATTACACTACAGGCTGGTGTGAAAGCCCGCTGGAGAGAACATGAGATTAATCTGGTCCGAATCGGCTTAAATTCGGGGGAGAATACTTCACTGGCAGGCGATCAACTGGAAAAGCATGGCATTCGTTCGTTAATCGGGGCTGCGTTGATTTCTCCCCTGGTTACGAACCGAAAACGAATTGGCGCCATTTGCCTGACCAGTCAGGAAAGTCAGCCTTACGATGAGCGCTCACTGCGTCTGATCTCCTGGGCTTCTCAGTTTCTATCGAATACACTACTCAAAGTGCTTAGTCATGCCACGATTGAACGGCAGGCCAAACAGGATGGTTTAACAGGTTTGGTGAATCGTCGTTCGTTTGATGAATTGATTGAGGATGAATTTAACCGCGCACATAGTATGCAGATGTCGTGTTCGTTGATTCTGATTGACCTCGATCACTTCAAATCAGTAAACGATACTTATGGCCATCAGGCAGGAGATGAAGTTCTCAGACGGGTAGCCCATATTCTGCGAGAACGGATCAAAGAGATACGTTCTTCGGACAGTGTCATTGCTGCCCGCTATGGTGGAGAAGAATTAGCGATTCTGCTGCCTGATATCGGCTTGGCAGGTACTGAACGAATTGCCGAAGTGATTCGTCATTCGATTGAATCTTCAACGATTGAATTCAATGACACCGTCATTCCAGTGACAGCCAGTCTGGGCATTTCAACCTATGCACCCCATGTCATGGAGAGTGTAGAAGCGATGGTAGCCGCTGCAGACAGTGCTCTCTATCAGGCAAAAGCAGAAGGAAGAAATCGGGTTTGCAGCCTGACATCCTCTCCTGTTTGA
- a CDS encoding 3-keto-disaccharide hydrolase produces MNKTAPLPCSQSRYRSHKICLLFVLALFVTQAVPVSAEKKKEQAPDKKSAKADSSKKKSATPWVSLFNGKNLEGWKVPEFGGEGEVHVKDGNLMLEMGVDLTGVTLTKVKNLPKSNYEVELEAMRVDGTDFFCGLTFPVKKAPCSFILGGWGGSLCGISSIDGDDASQNSTTTFQTFKKKQWYKIRLQVTDHKIQAWLDDKQIVDQNLKDRKISIRHEVELSRPFGITSFATTAALKNIRLRKLTQQEVAKTAPK; encoded by the coding sequence ATGAATAAAACCGCCCCTCTCCCCTGTTCACAGTCCCGATACCGTTCTCATAAAATCTGTCTGCTGTTCGTTCTGGCTCTGTTTGTAACTCAGGCAGTGCCAGTTTCTGCTGAAAAGAAAAAAGAACAAGCCCCCGACAAGAAATCAGCCAAAGCGGACTCCTCTAAAAAGAAGAGCGCAACGCCATGGGTATCACTGTTCAATGGCAAAAATCTCGAAGGCTGGAAGGTCCCTGAATTCGGTGGAGAAGGTGAAGTCCATGTCAAGGATGGAAACCTGATGTTGGAAATGGGCGTCGATCTGACAGGCGTCACATTGACGAAAGTCAAAAATCTGCCTAAATCTAACTATGAAGTTGAGCTGGAAGCGATGCGTGTCGATGGCACAGACTTCTTCTGTGGCCTGACATTTCCGGTTAAAAAAGCCCCCTGTTCCTTCATCTTGGGCGGCTGGGGCGGCAGTCTGTGTGGAATTTCCAGTATCGATGGAGATGACGCCTCTCAAAACAGTACCACGACATTTCAAACTTTTAAGAAGAAGCAGTGGTATAAAATCCGGCTTCAGGTAACGGATCATAAAATTCAGGCCTGGCTGGATGACAAACAGATCGTCGATCAAAATTTAAAAGATCGAAAAATTTCCATTCGACACGAAGTAGAACTTTCCCGTCCTTTTGGAATCACATCCTTTGCCACGACAGCTGCTTTAAAAAATATCCGACTGCGCAAACTGACTCAGCAGGAAGTCGCTAAAACAGCACCGAAGTAA
- the aroF gene encoding 3-deoxy-7-phosphoheptulonate synthase: MIVVMKPNATAEMVQAMVKRVEEMGLKAHVIVGEERTVIAAAGVKRDGHQAELESCDEVEKIVPIVASYKVASKETKPDPTVVQTRDLKIGGSHVGVIAGPCSVESEEQILQVARQVKAAGATGLRGGAFKPRTSPYSFQGMKEEGLKLLALAREETGLAIVTEVMTPEHVDMLCQYADVLQIGARNMQNYHLLQAVGETRTPVLLKRGPSASIEEFLLAAEYILDQGNQQVMLCERGIRTFETHTRFTLPLATVPYLHERTHLPVVIDPSHGTGIASLVPPMCAAAIAAGCDGLILEVHPDPSRAMSDGAQSLTPEVFANTMETCRKVAAAIGKELG; this comes from the coding sequence ATGATAGTAGTAATGAAGCCTAATGCCACCGCGGAAATGGTTCAGGCAATGGTGAAGCGTGTGGAAGAAATGGGGTTGAAAGCACATGTCATCGTTGGCGAAGAACGGACTGTGATTGCAGCCGCTGGTGTTAAACGAGACGGCCATCAGGCAGAGCTTGAATCGTGCGACGAAGTGGAAAAAATCGTCCCCATTGTCGCTTCGTACAAAGTCGCTAGTAAAGAAACCAAACCGGACCCCACGGTTGTCCAGACCCGCGATCTTAAAATTGGTGGTTCCCATGTGGGAGTGATTGCAGGCCCCTGCTCCGTGGAAAGTGAAGAGCAAATCCTGCAGGTTGCCCGTCAGGTGAAAGCAGCTGGCGCGACGGGGTTACGAGGTGGTGCTTTCAAACCGAGAACCAGCCCTTACTCATTCCAGGGTATGAAAGAAGAAGGCTTAAAGTTGCTGGCATTGGCACGTGAAGAAACAGGGCTCGCAATTGTCACCGAAGTCATGACTCCCGAACACGTTGATATGCTTTGTCAATATGCGGATGTACTACAAATTGGTGCTCGCAACATGCAGAACTATCACCTGTTGCAAGCCGTCGGCGAAACGCGGACTCCTGTCCTACTCAAACGAGGCCCCTCTGCCTCCATCGAAGAATTCCTGCTCGCCGCGGAATACATTCTCGACCAGGGCAATCAGCAGGTCATGCTTTGTGAACGGGGAATTAGAACATTTGAAACACATACTCGCTTCACCTTGCCTCTGGCAACGGTCCCTTACCTGCATGAGCGAACACACTTACCTGTCGTGATTGACCCCAGTCATGGAACCGGAATCGCCAGCTTGGTGCCTCCCATGTGTGCCGCCGCGATTGCTGCCGGCTGTGATGGTTTAATCCTCGAAGTTCACCCTGATCCCTCTCGCGCAATGAGCGATGGAGCCCAGTCACTGACACCAGAGGTTTTCGCAAATACGATGGAAACCTGCCGCAAAGTTGCCGCGGCCATCGGGAAGGAATTAGGATAA
- a CDS encoding sugar phosphate isomerase/epimerase family protein encodes MKLCLFSVSYAGFWGQSTLNLVEFIAQSSQLGYDSVMLMGKRPHLSPLDVTPEKVASIQQALNEHQIKCSIIGGYTDFSGTGAAEVPFLELQIQYVEQLAQLAQQLGASTVRIFTAYDSPQQTPHALWCRVVSALQECCDRAAVYDVTIAVQNHHDVGVHSDALLELLHDIDRPNCKLGFDAWSPALREENLFEAARKMAPYTAITTNADYIRLPRFNYQPDVINYQRQQPDMVRAVKFGTGFIDYSAFFHGFKEGGFKGTATYEMCSPIRGGGSLENLNDYASEYLTWMKTHLF; translated from the coding sequence ATGAAGCTTTGCCTCTTTTCTGTAAGTTATGCTGGGTTCTGGGGACAATCTACATTGAATCTCGTCGAATTCATCGCCCAGTCTTCCCAACTGGGTTATGATTCGGTGATGTTAATGGGCAAACGGCCTCACCTGTCTCCGTTGGATGTGACTCCTGAGAAGGTCGCCTCGATCCAACAAGCGCTCAATGAACATCAAATCAAATGTTCGATCATCGGAGGCTACACTGACTTTTCAGGTACGGGAGCCGCTGAAGTTCCCTTTCTGGAATTACAAATCCAGTACGTCGAGCAGCTGGCACAGTTAGCACAGCAACTGGGCGCGTCAACCGTTCGCATCTTTACCGCTTATGACTCCCCGCAACAGACACCACACGCACTCTGGTGTCGGGTCGTGTCAGCACTCCAGGAATGTTGTGACCGTGCTGCCGTTTATGATGTTACAATCGCGGTCCAGAATCACCACGACGTTGGCGTCCACTCGGATGCTTTGTTAGAACTGCTGCACGATATCGACCGCCCGAACTGCAAGCTCGGTTTTGATGCCTGGTCCCCTGCCCTGCGCGAAGAAAACCTGTTCGAAGCAGCCCGAAAAATGGCGCCTTACACCGCCATCACTACCAATGCGGACTACATCAGACTCCCCCGTTTCAACTATCAGCCTGATGTGATCAATTATCAGCGGCAGCAGCCTGATATGGTTCGTGCTGTCAAATTTGGTACCGGATTCATCGATTACTCTGCTTTCTTCCACGGCTTTAAAGAAGGCGGATTCAAAGGCACCGCAACCTATGAAATGTGCTCACCCATTCGTGGTGGCGGCAGTCTGGAAAACCTGAATGATTATGCATCAGAGTATCTGACCTGGATGAAAACACATTTGTTTTGA